From one Trachemys scripta elegans isolate TJP31775 chromosome 14, CAS_Tse_1.0, whole genome shotgun sequence genomic stretch:
- the LOC117887210 gene encoding zinc finger protein 641-like isoform X1: MGKGNGCREAGAGFPIPKPDMISQMEQGEEPWTPDHQSSEERQILRNIRAAGEGTVSENKEENPQQEGLEQVEPRGIVSGRFEGNISQNPEHEDAHESQHRPGFSKETTQGRDRL, encoded by the exons atggggaagggaaatggctgcAGAGAAGCTGGAGCAG GATTTCCAATTCCAAAACCCGACATGATCTCCCAGATGGAACAGGGTGAAGAGCCATGGACCCCAGATCACCAGAGCTCTGAGGAAAGGCAGATCCTTAGAAACATTCGCGCAG cagGTGAGGGGACGGTGAGTGAGAACAAGGAGGAGAATCCACAGCAGGAAGGTCTTGAGCAAGTGGAACCGCGTGGGATCGTATCAGGAAGATTTGAAGGGAACATTTCCCAGAATCCTGAGCATGAAGATGCCCATGAGAGTCAGCACAGGCCAGGATTCAGCAAGGAAACCACGCAGGGAAGAGACAGGTTATAG
- the LOC117887210 gene encoding zinc finger protein 641-like isoform X2, producing the protein MGKGNGCREAGAGFPIPKPDMISQMEQGEEPWTPDHQSSEERQILRNIRAGEGTVSENKEENPQQEGLEQVEPRGIVSGRFEGNISQNPEHEDAHESQHRPGFSKETTQGRDRL; encoded by the exons atggggaagggaaatggctgcAGAGAAGCTGGAGCAG GATTTCCAATTCCAAAACCCGACATGATCTCCCAGATGGAACAGGGTGAAGAGCCATGGACCCCAGATCACCAGAGCTCTGAGGAAAGGCAGATCCTTAGAAACATTCGCGCAG GTGAGGGGACGGTGAGTGAGAACAAGGAGGAGAATCCACAGCAGGAAGGTCTTGAGCAAGTGGAACCGCGTGGGATCGTATCAGGAAGATTTGAAGGGAACATTTCCCAGAATCCTGAGCATGAAGATGCCCATGAGAGTCAGCACAGGCCAGGATTCAGCAAGGAAACCACGCAGGGAAGAGACAGGTTATAG